Proteins encoded in a region of the Geoanaerobacter pelophilus genome:
- a CDS encoding NAD-glutamate dehydrogenase domain-containing protein, with product MTPQGTALLPASPRTANRAWLKAQMNPYFFVSMKDEPEALAILEKELGTLRSNRRLILADRDKILIQAIANFPGSLYETLQSVRESEISYAMFSHSEGAMPSHDRTLEIQRFEFDRKSNEEICAAAKPVIPPAIRSKTLKELKRLYPEFAMKDFDRLLALIWLNNENYVRNSAPGRVAQVLQLLQQGNRNCGVYLDVELIEEGRESRVHFAVGNPPQTDFLSQIMEVFNRLNLGVNRAYCLTISNGVHPYFLGTFIVQRRDQLVFERGSALFAELQQELYNSQILATRSYCYREFVTTGLMSGEDASLVNAFIAFCHTNLAHNLPDRFGLEDVQSAFHCHPEISLQLVKLFRTRFDPHNSNREADFSRLLGETEEAIKEYNTGHRYLDGIRRAIFDCTLALIRNTLKTNFFVPEKQALAFRLNPRYLDELAPEATADLPPAKPFRVTFFFSRFGFGYHIGFSDIARGGWRTVLARDPDDFITSANTLFRENFVLAHTQHLKNKDIYEGGSKMVLVLDSSDLRRKRERELETWRLYKLQYGVINAFLDIFVTRDGVAAHPLVVDYYREDEPIELGPDENMHDSMIETIARLSAKRGYLLGIGVISSKEVGINHKEYGVTSTGVVKFAEITMEELGIDIRRDSFSVKFTGGTNGDVAGNAIRIMLERCPQVSIRLILDGTAALYDPAGAEPDELRQIVLQQDLDGFNPLALHDGGFILFRSNSRKEGVRELFRKVTKSGGELQEEWLSIDDFSRQYGELPFTVPADLFIPAGGRPETIDAGNWQNFLLPDGTPSARVIVEGANSFITPEARVKLQRNGVVIMRDSSANKCGVISSSYEIIANLLLSEAEFLAIKTRYVADVLEILEKRAGDEARIILQRQREEPGALFTDISFNLSSEINALYAKLFAFFQSRPELALQPLFKNAILAHLPRVMREEPKYRRRVSRLPKKYQYAILAAEIGSSMVYNSDRQAAFEESIRRHLARIPRNSDD from the coding sequence ATGACCCCTCAAGGGACCGCTCTGCTACCCGCCTCTCCGCGCACTGCCAACCGAGCCTGGCTCAAGGCGCAGATGAACCCCTATTTCTTCGTCTCCATGAAGGACGAGCCGGAAGCGCTGGCGATCCTGGAGAAGGAGCTGGGGACCCTGCGCAGCAATCGCCGCCTGATCCTGGCCGACCGCGACAAGATCCTGATCCAGGCCATCGCCAACTTCCCCGGTTCCCTGTACGAGACCCTGCAGAGCGTGCGCGAGAGCGAAATCTCCTATGCCATGTTCTCCCACTCCGAAGGGGCCATGCCAAGCCATGACCGGACCCTGGAGATCCAGCGCTTCGAGTTTGACCGCAAGAGCAACGAGGAGATCTGCGCTGCGGCCAAGCCGGTCATCCCGCCTGCCATCAGGAGCAAAACGCTCAAAGAATTGAAGCGGCTCTATCCCGAATTCGCCATGAAAGACTTCGATCGGCTGTTGGCCCTGATCTGGCTCAACAACGAGAATTACGTGCGCAATTCCGCGCCGGGCAGGGTCGCCCAGGTGCTGCAATTGCTGCAGCAGGGTAACCGGAACTGCGGGGTCTACCTCGATGTCGAGCTGATCGAAGAGGGGCGGGAGTCGCGGGTCCATTTCGCCGTGGGCAACCCGCCACAGACCGATTTCCTCAGCCAGATCATGGAGGTGTTCAACCGGCTCAATCTCGGCGTCAACCGGGCCTACTGCCTGACCATATCCAACGGGGTCCATCCCTATTTTCTCGGCACCTTCATTGTGCAACGGCGCGACCAACTAGTGTTCGAGCGCGGTTCCGCCCTGTTCGCCGAGCTCCAGCAGGAGCTGTACAACTCGCAGATTCTGGCTACCCGGTCGTACTGCTACCGCGAATTTGTCACCACCGGCCTGATGTCCGGCGAAGACGCCTCGCTGGTAAACGCCTTCATCGCCTTCTGCCACACCAACCTGGCCCACAACCTGCCCGACCGTTTCGGCCTGGAAGATGTGCAGAGTGCCTTCCATTGCCACCCCGAAATCTCCCTGCAACTGGTGAAGCTGTTCCGGACCCGCTTCGATCCGCACAACAGCAACCGCGAGGCCGATTTCAGCCGGCTGCTTGGAGAAACAGAGGAAGCGATCAAAGAATACAACACCGGCCACCGCTACCTGGACGGCATCCGCCGCGCCATATTCGACTGCACCCTGGCCCTAATCCGCAACACCCTGAAAACTAATTTCTTTGTGCCGGAGAAGCAGGCGCTGGCTTTCCGGCTGAACCCAAGGTATCTCGACGAGTTGGCTCCGGAGGCAACCGCAGATCTGCCACCAGCCAAGCCGTTCCGGGTGACCTTCTTTTTCAGCAGGTTCGGCTTCGGCTACCATATCGGCTTTTCCGACATCGCCAGGGGGGGCTGGCGCACCGTGCTGGCCCGCGACCCGGACGATTTCATTACCAGCGCCAACACCCTGTTCCGGGAAAACTTTGTCCTGGCCCACACCCAGCACCTGAAGAACAAGGATATCTACGAAGGCGGCTCAAAGATGGTGCTGGTTCTCGACTCTTCGGACCTGAGACGCAAGCGGGAACGGGAGCTAGAGACCTGGCGGCTGTACAAGCTTCAGTACGGGGTGATCAACGCCTTTCTCGATATCTTCGTCACCAGAGACGGTGTGGCCGCTCACCCGCTGGTGGTCGATTATTACCGGGAAGACGAGCCGATTGAACTCGGCCCGGATGAGAACATGCACGACTCCATGATCGAGACCATTGCCCGACTCTCGGCAAAGCGGGGTTACCTGCTCGGCATCGGCGTGATTTCCAGCAAGGAAGTGGGGATCAATCACAAGGAGTACGGCGTTACCTCGACCGGGGTGGTCAAGTTTGCCGAAATAACCATGGAAGAGCTGGGGATCGATATCCGCAGGGACAGCTTCAGCGTAAAGTTCACTGGCGGCACCAACGGCGATGTGGCAGGCAACGCGATCCGGATCATGCTGGAACGCTGTCCGCAAGTATCGATCCGCCTGATCCTGGACGGCACTGCCGCCCTGTACGATCCGGCCGGCGCTGAGCCGGACGAGCTCAGGCAGATCGTGCTGCAGCAGGATCTGGACGGCTTCAACCCGCTGGCGCTGCACGATGGCGGGTTCATCCTCTTCCGCAGCAACAGCAGGAAAGAAGGGGTGCGGGAGCTATTTCGAAAAGTGACCAAGTCCGGGGGGGAATTGCAGGAGGAGTGGCTCTCCATCGATGATTTTTCCCGTCAGTACGGCGAGCTCCCGTTCACAGTTCCGGCTGATCTGTTTATCCCGGCCGGAGGACGGCCCGAGACCATCGACGCCGGCAACTGGCAGAACTTTCTGCTGCCGGACGGCACCCCGTCGGCGCGGGTGATTGTCGAAGGGGCCAACTCCTTCATCACCCCCGAAGCCAGGGTCAAGCTACAGCGCAACGGGGTGGTCATCATGCGCGATTCGTCTGCCAACAAATGCGGGGTAATCTCATCGTCATATGAGATCATTGCCAACCTGTTGCTGTCCGAGGCCGAGTTTCTTGCCATCAAGACCCGCTACGTGGCCGATGTCCTGGAGATCCTGGAGAAACGGGCAGGGGACGAGGCGCGGATAATCCTCCAGCGCCAGCGCGAAGAGCCAGGTGCGCTCTTCACCGACATCTCTTTCAATCTCAGCAGTGAGATCAATGCCCTCTATGCCAAGCTGTTCGCCTTTTTCCAGAGTCGGCCGGAACTGGCCCTGCAGCCGCTCTTCAAAAATGCCATCCTGGCCCATCTTCCCAGGGTGATGCGAGAGGAGCCGAAATACCGGCGCCGGGTCTCCCGTCTGCCGAAAAAATACCAGTACGCGATACTCGCTGCTGAAATCGGTTCGTCGATGGTTTACAATAGCGACAGGCAGGCAGCCTTCGAGGAGTCAATCCGCCGCCACCTGGCGAGAATTCCAAGGAACAGTGATGACTAA
- a CDS encoding sensor histidine kinase, giving the protein MTKGQNGAKTPSPEQFAYVRSISDIFALYILISAVILAAGAWYLTTREIRTALQKGAVSEAERTAFAILGATRSHMLKNDQVLVHQVIEEIGLQGSGGPVRVLAKNGRVISSSVSDSENNTIRAAECALCHEKGSSSVKDAGFRIEKTGKERILTYARIIPNSPQCTESCHYHKKEQRALGILTTQIPLVAMDAVYANLVDNVWMLAFIWGSLSCGITFWALRRFVSGPLNSLSEKAQAMAAGSLDERVGITKIREFDAAGYEFNQMAAALQKSQESLRDINASLEDEVEKRTGELLAARVLLERSERLASLGTLAAGIAHEINNPLTGIMLHTSLAMGETSEQGKADLERVSSEAQRCATIARRLLEFSRSDEPRTAPLSLSKVLAESVELARAHEAVKHVTVVLPESDATIVADQQQMIQVLVNILINAGQAMSGNGTIRGTIITNGDTATLQIADEGKGMTEEELARAFDPFYTTKENGTGLGLAVTYGIVEGHGGSITLASTPGEGTTVSINLPLAHHTENMF; this is encoded by the coding sequence ATGACTAAGGGACAGAACGGAGCAAAGACACCGTCACCGGAACAGTTTGCCTATGTCAGAAGCATCAGCGATATCTTTGCGCTGTATATCCTGATTTCAGCTGTTATCCTGGCCGCCGGGGCCTGGTATCTCACCACCAGGGAGATTCGGACCGCCCTGCAAAAAGGGGCGGTAAGCGAAGCCGAACGCACCGCTTTTGCCATACTAGGGGCCACCCGCAGCCATATGCTGAAAAACGACCAGGTCCTCGTTCACCAGGTGATCGAGGAGATCGGTCTCCAGGGGAGCGGCGGCCCGGTGCGGGTTCTGGCCAAGAACGGCCGGGTCATCTCCAGCAGCGTCTCGGACAGCGAGAACAATACCATTCGCGCCGCAGAGTGCGCCCTGTGCCACGAAAAAGGATCCAGCAGCGTCAAGGACGCCGGTTTCCGCATCGAAAAAACCGGCAAGGAACGGATTCTCACCTACGCCCGGATCATCCCGAACTCGCCCCAATGCACCGAGAGCTGCCACTATCACAAAAAGGAGCAGCGGGCGCTCGGCATCCTCACCACCCAGATACCGCTGGTAGCCATGGATGCCGTTTACGCGAATCTGGTGGACAATGTCTGGATGCTCGCCTTCATCTGGGGGTCATTGTCCTGCGGCATTACCTTCTGGGCGCTGCGCAGATTCGTCTCAGGGCCACTCAACTCGCTTTCGGAAAAGGCCCAGGCAATGGCTGCCGGAAGCCTCGACGAACGGGTCGGCATCACCAAAATCCGCGAATTTGACGCCGCCGGCTACGAATTCAACCAGATGGCGGCCGCCTTGCAGAAATCGCAGGAAAGCCTGCGCGACATCAATGCCTCGCTCGAAGACGAGGTAGAGAAAAGGACCGGAGAACTCCTGGCAGCACGAGTTCTGCTGGAGCGGTCGGAGCGGCTCGCCTCCCTCGGCACCCTGGCTGCCGGGATTGCCCATGAGATCAACAATCCGCTCACCGGGATCATGCTCCACACCTCGCTGGCCATGGGAGAAACAAGCGAGCAGGGGAAAGCGGACCTGGAGAGGGTTTCCAGCGAAGCGCAGCGCTGCGCGACCATTGCCCGGAGACTACTGGAATTTTCCCGGTCTGACGAACCACGGACCGCGCCGCTCAGCCTGAGCAAAGTGCTGGCGGAATCGGTGGAACTAGCCAGGGCCCACGAAGCAGTAAAACATGTTACCGTGGTGTTGCCTGAATCCGATGCCACCATTGTTGCCGATCAGCAGCAGATGATTCAGGTATTGGTTAACATCCTGATTAATGCCGGCCAGGCAATGAGCGGAAACGGCACCATCCGTGGCACCATCATCACCAATGGCGACACGGCAACCCTGCAAATCGCCGATGAAGGCAAAGGGATGACCGAAGAGGAGCTGGCCCGGGCCTTTGACCCATTTTATACGACCAAAGAGAACGGTACCGGCTTGGGACTCGCTGTCACTTATGGCATTGTCGAAGGTCACGGTGGATCGATTACCCTTGCCAGCACGCCGGGTGAAGGGACAACGGTCAGTATTAACCTCCCTCTGGCCCACCATACCGAAAACATGTTCTGA
- the hemG gene encoding menaquinone-dependent protoporphyrinogen IX dehydrogenase, translating into MANILIIYSTTDGQTGKICERLRQVIEQQGHQVTVVAIADQAGIDLAAFDKIVIGASIRYGKHSPQISAFIEGNRQILESKPNAFFSVNVVARKPEKSRPEQNPYLQKFLRKISWQPQQLAVFAGKIDYPSYRPIDRFMIRLIMWMTKGPTDPTAVVEFTDWQQVEEFGRVICAM; encoded by the coding sequence ATGGCAAATATCCTGATCATCTATTCGACTACTGATGGCCAAACCGGAAAAATCTGCGAGCGTTTGCGGCAGGTTATCGAGCAGCAGGGCCACCAGGTTACGGTGGTTGCCATCGCGGACCAAGCCGGGATCGACCTGGCAGCTTTCGACAAGATCGTTATCGGCGCCAGCATCCGCTATGGCAAGCATAGTCCGCAGATCAGCGCCTTTATCGAGGGGAACAGGCAGATTCTGGAGAGCAAGCCCAACGCCTTCTTCTCGGTCAATGTCGTCGCCCGAAAGCCGGAGAAAAGCAGGCCGGAGCAGAACCCTTACCTGCAGAAGTTTCTCCGGAAGATCTCCTGGCAGCCGCAACAGCTTGCCGTCTTTGCCGGCAAGATCGATTATCCCAGCTACCGGCCAATAGACCGGTTCATGATCCGCCTGATCATGTGGATGACCAAAGGCCCGACTGATCCCACCGCAGTTGTGGAGTTCACCGACTGGCAACAGGTCGAGGAGTTCGGCCGGGTCATCTGCGCTATGTAG